In Anopheles gambiae chromosome 2, idAnoGambNW_F1_1, whole genome shotgun sequence, a single window of DNA contains:
- the LOC1276750 gene encoding uncharacterized protein LOC1276750, with amino-acid sequence MEELIPRPSRTKCQEKAAIDHNPGFQAYFVCLAQCQLEELEVIDGEELHLEKLYPLTAKFPADYRHAVRQAIDECDAWLQGKKKERRRPDGKAHCPLIGMEVENCLHRTTFSNCPNSRWKASITCNKVRQGLPFC; translated from the exons ATGGAGGAGCTTATTCCACGTCCCAGCCGCACAAAATGCCAAGAAAAGGCGGCGATTGATCACAATCCTGGATTCCAAGCGTACTTTGTG TGTCTAGCACAGTGTCAGCTAGAGGAGCTCGAAGTTATCGATGGGGAAGAGCTGCATCTAGAAAAGCTTTACCCACTGACGGCAAAGTTCCCTGCCGATTACCGGCACGCGGTTCGCCAAGCGATCGATGAGTGTGATGCTTGGCTGCAGggcaaaaagaaggaaagacgGCGGCCCGATGGTAAGGCGCATTGCCCATTGATTGGGATGGAGGTGGAAAATTGCTTGCACCGCACGACGTTTAGCAATTGTCCCAACTCCCGGTGGAAGGCAAGCATTACCTGCAACAAGGTGCGCCAAGGGTTGCCGTTTTGTTAA
- the LOC1276748 gene encoding uncharacterized protein LOC1276748, with amino-acid sequence MCHRVLSLCGFLLLGLQCGWQTLAEDCMDIKIFTTKVASCCQLEEFLTLKTYGNCLNTMAEKYPNSTLDYLVCGLDCTYREMGILTGVDDINVEQISTNQAVYGEAYQEAIGKAVDACLAQRDEFREQEKFTKSECVNIRNNFHLPKSNRNCRTAARRNHSSRNTCRRNCYQQCIYEELEAVDGLEIRVEKLYALAEGFPADYRHAVHLAIDECVKRLRKTRHMFEQMNAQCSLFGFAVDRCVRLLIYENCPTARWSASVACTKSRQGVPFC; translated from the exons ATGTGCCACCGAGTGTTGTCTCTGTGCGGTTTCCTGCTGCTAGGCTTACAGTGTGGTTGGCAGACGCTAGCCGAGGACTGTATGGACATAAAGATTTTC ACCACAAAGGTTGCTTCCTGCTGTCAGCTGGAAGAATTCCTAACTCTAAAGACGTACGGCAATTGTTTGAACACTATGGCCGAAAAGTATCCCAATTCAACTCTGGATTATTTGGTT TGTGGACTCGATTGTACGTATCGGGAGATGGGTATACTGACGGGTGTGGATGACATTAACGTGGAACAGATCAGCACTAACCAAGCGGTGTACGGTGAGGCGTACCAGGAGGCGATTGGCAAAGCCGTCGATGCCTGTCTGGCACAGAGGGATGAGTTTCGCGAGCAAGAGAAATTTACCAAGTCGGAGTGTG TAAACATCCGAAACAATTTCCACCTTCCAAAAAGCAATCGGAACTGCCGTACTGCTGCCAGACGGAACCACTCATCCCGGAACACGTGTCGACGAAAT TGCTACCAGCAGTGCATTTACGAGGAGCTGGAAGCTGTGGATGGGTTGGAGATACGGGTGGAAAAGCTGTACGCACTGGCGGAAGGATTTCCCGCCGATTATCGGCACGCCGTCCATCTGGCGATCGATGAGTGTGTCAAAAGACTTCGCAAGACAAGGCATATGTTCGAACAGATGAACGCACAGTGCTCGCTGTTTGGCTTTGCAGTGGATCGTTGTGTGCGTTTGCTGATCTACGAAAACTGTCCCACCGCACGGTGGAGTGCTTCCGTTGCCTGCACTAAGAGCCGACAGGGTGTACCGTTTTGTTGA
- the LOC1276753 gene encoding probable cytochrome P450 301a1, mitochondrial: MNHTRQRLIRELTAVRTLAQPRTAVQLQRQQQQQTRCSSTDRPIRYTHSTASCPHMVEALNVGTDGAQTTASSSSSARNTIRLEDARPYSEVPGPKPLPILGNTWRVFPIIGQYKISDVAMISFLLHRDYGRIVRLGGLIGRPDLLFVYDCDEIEKVYRNEGPTPFRPSMPSLVKYKSELRKDFFGDLPGVVGVHGEPWREFRSRVQKPVLQLSTVRRYVSPLEQVTEEFIDRCQQLLDDRKELPDDFDNEIHKWSLECIGLVALDTRLGCLEPNLDPKSEPQQIINAAKYALRNVATLELKAPYWRYFPTPVWYKYVSNMDYFVKVCMKYIKNATQRMKLNEGRALDGEPSLLERVIKSENDEKLAVVMALDLILVGIDTISMAVCSILYQLATRPAEQQKLYEELKRLMPDPKTPLTIQLLDQAHYLKAFIKEVLRVYSTVIGNGRTLQEDTVICGYRIPKGVQCVFPNLVLGTMEEYVSDAQRFKPERWLKPAQGGSGDQLHPFASLPYGYGARMCLGRRFADLEMQILLAKLLRSFKLEYHHKPLKYEVTFMYAPEGALKFKMTPREE, from the exons ATGAACCACACCCGGCAACGGTTGATACGTGAGCTGACTGCGGTGCGTACGCTCGCTCAACCAAGGACGGCCGTGCAGCTtcagcgacagcagcagcagcagacgcgTTGCAGCAGCACAGACCGCCCGATCCGATACACACACTCTACCGCTTCCTGTCCGCACATGGTCGAGGCATTGAACGTCGGAACGGACGGTGCACAGACGACGgccagcagtagtagcagtgcACGCAACACGATCCGGCTGGAAGATGCGCGACCCTACTCGGAAGTGCCCGGACCGAAACCGCTGCCAATACTGGGCAACACCTGGCG TGTTTTCCCCATCATCGGCCAGTACAAGATATCGGATGTGGCGATGATATCGTTCCTGCTGCACCGCGACTACGGCCGCATCGTACGGCTCGGTGGATTGATCGGCCGCCCGGATCTGCTGTTCGTGTACGACTGTGACGAAATCGAGAAG GTGTACCGTAATGAGGGCCCAACACCGTTCCGACCCTCGATGCCCAGCCTCGTGAAGTACAAGAGTGAGCTGAGGAAAGACTTCTTCGGCGATCTTCCCGGTGTCGTTGGAGT TCACGGTGAACCATGGCGTGAGTTTCGCTCCCGCGTCCAAAAACCGGTCCTGCAGCTGTCCACCGTCCGGCGGTACGTGTCCCCGCTCGAGCAGGTGACGGAAGAGTTCATCGACCGGTGCCAGCAGCTGCTGGACGATCGCAAAGAGCTGCCCGACGACTTCGACAACGAGATCCACAAATGGTCCCTGGAGTGCATTGGGCTGGTGGCGCTCGACACCCGGCTCGGGTGTTTGGAGCCGAATCTGGACCCGAAATCGGAACCGCAGCAAATCATCAATGCGGCCAAGTATGCGCTGCGCAATGTGGCCACGCTCGAGCTGAAGGCACCGTACTGGCGCTACTTCCCGACGCCCGTCTGGTACAAGTACGTCAGCAACATGGACTACTTCGTCAA AGTTTGCATGAAGTACATCAAGAATGCAACGCAGCGGATGAAGCTGAACGAAGGCCGTGCACTGGACGGCGAACCTTCGCTGCTGGAGCGTGTCATCAAGAGCGAAAACGACGAGAAGCTGGCCGTTGTGATGGCGCTTGATTTGATACTGGTCGGAATCGATACG ATTTCGATGGCAGTCTGTTCGATTCTCTACCAACTCGCCACCCGGCCAGCCGAGCAGCAGAAGCTGTACGAAGAGCTGAAGCGGCTCATGCCCGACCCGAAGACACCGCTCACGATCCAGCTGCTCGATCAGGCCCACTACCTGAAGGCATTTATCAAGGAGGTGCTGCGGGTGTACAGCACCGTCATCGGCAACGGGCGCACCCTGCAGGAGGACACCGTCATCTGTGGCTACCGAATTCCGAAAGGG GTCCAGTGCGTGTTTCCGAATCTAGTCCTCGGCACGATGGAGGAGTACGTGTCCGATGCGCAACGGTTCAAGCCGGAACGGTGGCTGAAGCCGGCACAGGGCGGTTCCGGTGATCAGCTGCACCCGTTCGCCTCCCTGCCGTACGGGTACGGGGCGCGCATGTGCCTCGGCCGACGGTTTGCCGATCTGGAGATGCAGATACTGCTGGCGAAGCTGCTGCGCTCGTTCAAGCTCGAGTACCACCACAAACCGCTCAAGTACGAGGTGACGTTCATGTACGCACCAGAAGGTGCGCTCAAGTTTAAGATGACGCCGCGGGAAGAGTAG
- the LOC1276752 gene encoding uncharacterized protein LOC1276752 isoform X2, whose protein sequence is MLPTGLERTVLWVTVIVLVKVFAIVDFHIDDDPKSDAQVCCMVEHTFPQEPYRVCHEQHATPQMDNGTVMCIHQCYYKAIGMFAADGKVNTDAYIKYRDELDPTLRDAFSYSMVVCAKIIAKRMNNNIAEVNRMRCSPLPYLFNRCLMEVGIGNCPPERWMNSSLCDKLLEVIVKKYGPGIIHKPVE, encoded by the exons ATGCTACCAACCGGCCTTGAACGGACCGTTCTTTGGGTAACGGTTATTGTGCTTGTTAAG GTGTTTGCTATCGTGGACTTTCACATCGACGATGATCCT AAATCAGACGCACAAGTATGCTGCATGGTAGAGCACACATTTCCCCAGGAACCGTACCGGGTGTGCCACGAACAGCACGCCACCCCGCAGATGGACAATGGAACCGTTATG TGCATTCACCAGTGCTACTACAAAGCGATCGGTATGTTTGCCGCCGATGGCAAAGTGAACACCGACGCGTACATCAAGTACCGGGACGAGCTGGATCCAACGCTTCGGGATGCGTTTTCCTACTCCATGGTGGTGTGTGCGAAGATCATCGCAAAGCGTATGAACAACAATATCGCAGAAGTCAACAGAATGCGTTGCAGCCCGCTGCCCTACCTGTTTAACCGTTGCCTGATGGAGGTTGGCATCGGGAACTGTCCGCCGGAGCGGTGGATGAATT CTTCCCTGTGCGATAAACTTTTGGAGGTAATTGTGAAAAAGTATGGACCAGGCATAATACACAAACCGGTGGAGTGA
- the LOC1276751 gene encoding uncharacterized protein LOC1276751: protein MDLKKSVAVVFVSFGWMMLLATAADPDCENLKNRREEMEQCCQVNMIIPLDGAEDCSSSVDETSEPHDKMMCTLECKLKSLGLLNGDDLVEAKVQEYIDRLEGDWKGTAKTIATECITTITEMKKKIQERDHDMKCSPVGAFFMMCLMKHTQAKCPEDKWQNTSFCNKMRSGECFPKRGRQ, encoded by the exons ATGGATTTGAAGAAAAGTGTAGCAGTTGTTTTCGTCTCGTTCGGGTGGATGATG CTTCTAGCGACTGCAGCTGACCCAGACTGTGAGAACTTAAAAAATAGA CGCGAAGAAATGGAGCAATGCTGCCAGGTGAACATGATCATCCCACTGGACGGGGCGGAAGATTGCTCATCCAGCGTTGACGAAACCTCCGAACCGCACGACAAAATGATG TGTACGCTAGAATGTAAGCTGAAATCGCTCGGCCTACTGAACGGGGACGACTTAGTGGAGGCAAAGGTACAGGAATACATCGATCGTTTGGAGGGTGATTGGAAGGGCACGGCCAAAACCATTGCCACCGAATgtatcaccaccatcacggagatgaaaaaaaagatacaggAACGAGACCACGATATGAAATGTTCCCCTGTTGGGGCTTTCTTTATGATGTGCCTGATGAAGCATACGCAAGCCAAGTGCCCGGAAGATAAATGGCAAAACA CAAGCTTCTGCAACAAGATGCGAAGCGGTGAATGCTTCCCAAAGCGCGGCAGACAGTAG
- the LOC1276752 gene encoding uncharacterized protein LOC1276752 isoform X1, with translation MVPHQRTDSRWRLILLLLLSFNCCEALPFQVEGQPVVHCNQPPLEVHPKDCCQLPSLIDEELLRNCKTLYGGEPLQRKLIYERGKCFVECALNATGTLVGGVLDQAKILHVIVTATQNDPAVMQLFQSSTLQCFQTVGAGGGGASSPAGCSSLGVDFVGCVNIKNFVNCPPHIWSNSAQCNALRQYILECPQPF, from the exons ATGGTGCCACATCAGCGGACAGACTCACGGTGGAGGCTCATTTTGCTACTTCTGTTGTCGTTTAACTGTTGTGAGGCTCTTCCATTTCAAGTCGAGGGACAGCCCGTCGTTCACTGCAATCAGCCACCATTGGAAGTG CATCCCAAAGATTGTTGCCAGCTCCCTTCACTGATCGATGAGGAGCTGCTGCGCAACTGCAAGACACTGTACGGTGGGGAACCGCTGCAGCGGAAGCTAATCTACGAGCGTGGCAAG TGCTTTGTAGAGTGCGCTCTTAATGCAACGGGTACGCTAGTGGGCGGTGTGCTCGATCAGGCCAAAATACTGCACGTGATCGTGACGGCCACGCAGAACGATCCGGCCGTCATGCAGCTGTTCCAGAGCAGTACGTTGCAGTGCTTTCAAACCGtgggtgctggtggtggtggtgcaagcAGCCCTGCAGGCTGCAGTAGCTTGGGCGTTGATTTTGTCGGTTGCGTTAACATCAAAAACTTTGTG AACTGTCCGCCGCACATTTGGAGCAACAGTGCGCAGTGTAACGCCTTGAGGCAGTACATTCTGGAGTGTCCCCAGCCGTTCTAG